Proteins encoded by one window of Gammaproteobacteria bacterium:
- a CDS encoding ParA family protein, translated as MKTIAVTNQKGGVGKTTTSVNLAASLATTRRKVLLIDIDPQGNATMACGVDKNAVPATICEVLLGESSLSDARCTLSEYGFDLIASNSDLTAAEVDLMQVTQREQRLRQALDTVRDQYEYVIIDCPPSLNMLTLNALVAANSVLIPMQCEYFALEGLTALLQTVEKVKATVNPELHIEGLLRTMFDPRNNLAQDVSEQLKIHFQDRLYRTIIPRNVRLAEAPSHGIPVIQYDKTSRGALAYLALAGEILRRDAKLRHDQELSV; from the coding sequence ATGAAAACAATCGCAGTCACTAATCAAAAAGGTGGTGTGGGTAAAACCACCACCAGCGTTAATTTAGCCGCGTCGCTTGCGACCACGCGCCGCAAAGTGTTGTTGATTGATATTGATCCGCAAGGCAATGCGACCATGGCGTGTGGCGTGGATAAAAATGCCGTGCCGGCGACCATCTGTGAAGTGTTATTGGGTGAGTCATCGTTAAGCGATGCGCGTTGTACCTTAAGCGAATACGGTTTTGATTTAATCGCGTCGAATAGTGATCTGACCGCTGCCGAAGTTGATTTGATGCAAGTGACGCAACGCGAACAGCGCTTGCGCCAAGCGTTAGATACCGTGCGTGATCAGTATGAATACGTGATTATCGACTGTCCGCCCTCATTAAATATGCTGACTTTGAACGCATTAGTCGCCGCGAACAGCGTTTTAATCCCCATGCAGTGCGAATATTTTGCGTTGGAAGGTCTAACCGCGTTGTTACAAACCGTAGAAAAAGTAAAAGCCACGGTGAATCCGGAATTACATATAGAAGGTTTGTTGCGCACTATGTTCGATCCGCGTAATAATTTAGCGCAAGACGTTTCCGAGCAACTTAAAATTCATTTTCAAGACCGTTTATATCGCACGATTATCCCGCGCAATGTGCGGCTGGCCGAAGCGCCTAGCCACGGAATCCCGGTCATTCAATATGACAAAACCTCACGCGGGGCTTTGGCCTACTTGGCTTTGGCCGGTGAAATTTTACGTCGTGATGCGAAGTTACGACATGATCAAGAATTAAGCGTTTAA
- a CDS encoding ParB/RepB/Spo0J family partition protein: MKRRGLGRGLDALLGDAKAEIAAEIAPISAEKDAERLRRLPIEQIQRGVYQPRVHFDPDALADLASSIKAQGILQPIVVRPVGAGYELIAGERRWRAAQLAGLHEIPAIVRDLPEAAVAAVALIENIQREDLNALEEANAFQRLIAEFELTHQEVADAVGRSRAAVSNLLRLLELAPEIKTFIDEGKLDMGHGRALLALSMPDQLRVAKEAVAKQLSVREVERMVKQGTLIKTAKTAPKQDPNIARLERDLADKLGASVEIQYAGKGKGKLVIAFRSNDELDGILKHIR; encoded by the coding sequence ATTAAAAGACGAGGATTGGGGCGCGGTTTAGATGCTTTGTTGGGCGATGCTAAAGCTGAAATTGCAGCCGAAATTGCGCCTATCAGCGCCGAAAAAGACGCGGAAAGGTTGCGTCGTTTACCTATAGAACAAATTCAACGCGGTGTTTATCAGCCCCGTGTGCATTTTGACCCCGATGCTTTAGCTGACTTAGCGAGCTCTATCAAAGCCCAAGGCATATTGCAGCCTATTGTGGTGCGGCCGGTAGGTGCGGGCTATGAATTAATTGCGGGTGAGCGCCGTTGGCGCGCCGCGCAATTGGCCGGGTTGCATGAAATTCCAGCAATCGTGCGCGATTTGCCCGAAGCGGCGGTTGCGGCAGTTGCGTTGATCGAAAATATTCAGCGCGAAGATTTAAATGCCTTGGAAGAAGCCAATGCTTTTCAGCGTTTAATCGCCGAATTTGAGTTAACCCATCAAGAAGTTGCCGATGCCGTTGGGCGTTCTCGCGCCGCTGTGTCTAATTTGCTGCGTTTATTAGAATTAGCACCCGAAATTAAAACTTTTATTGACGAAGGTAAATTGGACATGGGCCATGGCCGAGCTTTGTTGGCTTTATCGATGCCAGATCAATTACGAGTGGCTAAAGAAGCGGTGGCTAAACAGTTATCGGTACGAGAAGTAGAGCGCATGGTAAAACAAGGCACACTGATCAAGACTGCTAAAACCGCGCCTAAACAAGATCCCAATATTGCGCGTCTTGAACGCGATTTAGCCGATAAGTTAGGTGCGAGCGTGGAAATTCAGTATGCCGGTAAAGGCAAGGGCAAATTAGTCATCGCTTTTCGTAGCAATGATGAGCTTGATGGCATCTTGAAGCATATTCGTTAA
- a CDS encoding ATP synthase subunit I — translation MTAGTKTALIIIATQLVLTLLISALLFGLYDLATAVAGLAGGAISMITTAFLSAKLFLRRADFAADRFLRRLFAAEIQKIALTVILLYIGIVWLRLAPMPLIVTFMVSLMAYWLALPFLRTERYLTGDRNP, via the coding sequence ATGACAGCGGGTACTAAAACAGCGTTGATTATTATCGCCACGCAGTTAGTATTAACGCTTCTTATTAGTGCGTTATTGTTCGGTCTGTACGATCTGGCCACCGCGGTGGCGGGTTTGGCAGGTGGCGCAATTAGCATGATTACCACGGCATTTTTGAGCGCTAAATTATTTTTAAGGCGCGCTGATTTTGCGGCCGATCGGTTTTTGCGACGGTTGTTTGCGGCGGAAATTCAGAAAATCGCGCTGACCGTCATACTTTTATACATAGGCATTGTTTGGCTGCGTTTAGCGCCGATGCCGTTGATAGTGACATTCATGGTAAGTTTGATGGCCTATTGGCTGGCACTGCCATTTTTAAGAACCGAGCGTTATTTAACAGGTGATCGAAACCCATGA
- the atpB gene encoding F0F1 ATP synthase subunit A, which translates to MSADVTTAPTATDYIVHHLTHWTVGEGFWSFHVDTIIYSLVLAVLFAGTFWLVARKATAGVPGNWQNFVELMVEFVDGQVKDSFHGKSAMIAPLALTIFCWVFLWNFMDLFPVDLLPFIFSEVFHVHYMRVVPSADVNATLGLSLTVLLLIVFYSLKIKGVVGYSKELMFHPFGSNPLIVPFNLAMQAVELIAKPISLALRLFGNLYAGEIIFILIALFTLGLGNNIQDMFTTVAGVGGLITQTILGLAWAIFHILVITLQAFVFMVLTIVYLSMAHEDH; encoded by the coding sequence ATGAGTGCTGACGTTACCACCGCACCCACAGCCACAGATTATATCGTCCATCACTTGACGCATTGGACCGTGGGCGAAGGATTTTGGTCGTTTCACGTCGACACCATTATTTATTCTTTAGTATTGGCAGTTTTGTTCGCAGGTACTTTTTGGTTAGTTGCGCGTAAAGCCACTGCCGGCGTTCCTGGTAATTGGCAAAATTTTGTTGAATTGATGGTTGAGTTCGTTGATGGCCAAGTAAAAGATTCTTTTCATGGCAAAAGCGCCATGATCGCGCCTTTAGCCTTAACGATTTTTTGCTGGGTGTTTTTGTGGAATTTCATGGATTTATTCCCCGTCGATTTATTGCCTTTTATTTTTAGTGAAGTGTTTCATGTGCACTATATGCGCGTCGTGCCGTCAGCCGACGTGAACGCAACATTGGGTTTAAGTTTGACGGTCTTGTTGTTGATCGTTTTCTACAGCTTGAAAATTAAAGGCGTAGTGGGCTATAGCAAAGAACTTATGTTTCATCCGTTTGGCAGCAATCCCCTTATCGTCCCGTTTAATTTGGCGATGCAAGCAGTTGAGCTAATTGCCAAACCTATTTCGCTAGCTTTGCGTTTGTTTGGTAATTTGTATGCGGGCGAAATCATTTTTATTTTGATCGCGTTATTTACCTTAGGTTTGGGTAACAACATTCAAGATATGTTTACTACTGTAGCTGGTGTGGGCGGTTTGATAACGCAAACTATTTTAGGTTTGGCCTGGGCCATTTTTCATATTCTCGTCATCACCTTGCAAGCATTCGTCTTTATGGTGTTAACCATTGTGTATTTAAGCATGGCGCATGAAGATCACTAG
- the atpE gene encoding F0F1 ATP synthase subunit C — protein sequence MELASLIANVQGLTAIAVGIILASAAAGTAIGFGLLGGRFLEGAARQPEMIPTLQVKMFIVAGLLDAVSMISIGFAALLMFANPFIAAVKAAAGV from the coding sequence ATGGAATTAGCAAGCTTGATCGCAAACGTACAAGGTCTAACAGCAATTGCTGTTGGTATTATTTTAGCTTCAGCTGCAGCAGGTACCGCAATTGGTTTCGGCTTGTTAGGTGGTCGCTTTTTAGAAGGCGCAGCACGTCAGCCTGAAATGATTCCTACTTTGCAAGTTAAAATGTTCATCGTCGCAGGTTTATTAGACGCGGTTTCAATGATCAGCATTGGTTTCGCAGCATTGTTAATGTTTGCTAACCCATTCATTGCTGCTGTTAAAGCGGCGGCAGGCGTTTAA
- a CDS encoding F0F1 ATP synthase subunit B codes for MNINATLLVQMIVFLLLVIFMMKFVWPVIIQALDERRKKIVDGLAAAEKGAHEKELAEQRAKDLLKEAKTQAAEIIARAQKQGGDLVEEAKETARTEGDRIKTAAQADIQQEVNRAKETLRQQVTVIAIAGAERILKREVDAAKHKDVLDDLVGQV; via the coding sequence GTGAATATTAATGCAACGCTACTAGTGCAAATGATCGTGTTCTTGTTATTGGTCATTTTCATGATGAAGTTTGTTTGGCCCGTTATCATTCAAGCGCTGGACGAACGCCGCAAAAAAATTGTGGACGGTTTGGCCGCTGCTGAAAAAGGCGCGCATGAAAAAGAATTGGCTGAACAACGCGCTAAAGACTTGTTGAAAGAAGCGAAAACGCAGGCGGCAGAAATTATTGCGCGCGCGCAAAAGCAAGGTGGTGATTTGGTTGAAGAAGCCAAAGAAACTGCTCGTACCGAAGGTGATCGCATTAAGACCGCGGCGCAAGCGGATATTCAACAAGAAGTGAATCGTGCAAAAGAAACCTTGCGCCAACAAGTAACCGTGATCGCTATTGCCGGTGCGGAACGTATTTTGAAGCGTGAAGTCGATGCCGCGAAACATAAAGATGTGCTCGACGATTTGGTCGGACAAGTATAA
- a CDS encoding F0F1 ATP synthase subunit delta: MASYTTIARPYAKAIFELAQAGKAYAAWSEALALLAQVVSDERVKVMLKNPNAARAQRAEILLAIIEGNVNKSIVTQVNNTLSLLAENGRLLVLPAIAESYEALRAEAESSITAIVIAAQPVESQQLTAIADALGKRLSKKVTIEQEIDPSLIGGAIIKAGDWVIDGSVKGQLTKLAQTLIR; this comes from the coding sequence ATGGCAAGTTACACCACAATAGCGCGGCCTTATGCGAAAGCCATATTTGAGTTGGCGCAAGCGGGTAAAGCGTATGCTGCTTGGTCGGAAGCGCTAGCCTTACTCGCACAAGTAGTGAGTGATGAACGCGTTAAAGTGATGTTGAAAAACCCGAATGCTGCACGCGCACAACGTGCCGAAATATTGTTAGCGATTATTGAAGGTAATGTTAATAAAAGCATTGTTACGCAAGTTAACAACACCTTGAGTTTGTTGGCAGAAAATGGCCGTTTATTGGTTTTGCCTGCGATTGCCGAATCTTATGAAGCCTTACGTGCCGAAGCGGAAAGCAGCATTACGGCGATAGTGATTGCCGCGCAGCCGGTGGAAAGCCAGCAGTTAACTGCAATTGCCGATGCATTAGGTAAACGTTTAAGCAAGAAAGTAACGATTGAACAAGAAATAGACCCTTCCTTAATTGGAGGTGCCATTATCAAAGCCGGTGATTGGGTGATTGATGGCTCCGTGAAGGGACAATTAACCAAGCTCGCGCAAACGTTAATTCGTTAA
- a CDS encoding F0F1 ATP synthase subunit alpha: MQLNPSEISELIKKRIENFDVKAEARTEGTIVSLADGVIRIHGLADVMYGEMLELPGNTFALALNLERDSVGAVVLGQYGHLTEGAAVKCTGRILEVPTGRSLLGRVVNALGEPIDGKGPLKDPIYTAIERIAPGVIERQSVSQPVQTGLKSIDAMVPIGRGQRELIIGDRQTGKTAVAIDTIINQKSTGVKCIYVATGQKQSSIAATVRKLEEHGAMAHTIVVAASASESAVMQYISPYSGCAMGEFFRDIGEDALIVYDDLSKQAVAYRQISLLLRRPPGREAYPGDVFYLHSRLLERASRINAAEVERLTGGKVKGQTGSLTALPIIETQAGDVSAFVPTNVISITDGQIFLETNLFNSGFRPAINAGLSVSRVGGAAQTKIIKKLGGGVRLALAQYRELAAFSQFASDLDEFTRKQLDRGQRVMELMKQKQYAPLSIADMAISLFAANEGFLDDIEVKKVGAFESALHSYFQANAAALRTKINDSGDLNAEIEGALKKLLTEFKANGVY, translated from the coding sequence ATGCAACTCAACCCTTCTGAAATCAGTGAGCTGATTAAAAAACGGATCGAGAACTTCGATGTAAAAGCTGAAGCTCGCACAGAGGGCACGATCGTAAGTTTAGCGGACGGCGTGATTCGAATTCATGGTTTGGCTGATGTAATGTACGGCGAAATGTTGGAACTGCCGGGCAACACATTTGCGTTGGCGTTGAACTTAGAGCGTGACTCAGTCGGCGCGGTAGTATTAGGTCAATATGGACATTTAACCGAAGGCGCAGCCGTTAAATGTACCGGCCGTATTTTAGAAGTACCAACGGGTCGTAGTTTGTTAGGTCGTGTAGTGAATGCATTGGGCGAACCTATTGACGGCAAAGGCCCGCTTAAAGATCCTATTTATACTGCGATTGAAAGAATTGCGCCGGGCGTTATCGAGCGTCAATCAGTATCACAACCCGTGCAAACTGGTTTGAAGTCTATTGATGCGATGGTGCCAATCGGTCGCGGTCAACGCGAATTAATTATTGGTGATCGCCAAACCGGCAAAACCGCGGTTGCGATTGATACCATCATTAATCAAAAATCTACCGGCGTTAAATGTATTTATGTTGCAACCGGTCAAAAGCAATCATCGATTGCTGCAACGGTGCGGAAATTAGAAGAACATGGCGCGATGGCGCATACCATTGTAGTTGCTGCATCCGCATCTGAATCTGCGGTTATGCAATACATCTCACCTTATTCCGGTTGTGCAATGGGCGAGTTTTTCCGTGATATCGGCGAAGACGCGTTAATTGTTTACGATGATTTATCAAAACAAGCCGTTGCTTATCGTCAAATTTCATTATTGCTACGTCGTCCACCGGGTCGTGAAGCGTATCCAGGCGATGTATTCTATTTGCATTCACGTTTGTTAGAACGCGCTTCGCGTATCAATGCCGCAGAAGTTGAACGTTTAACCGGTGGCAAAGTAAAAGGTCAAACCGGCTCATTAACCGCATTACCTATTATTGAAACGCAAGCAGGTGACGTGTCCGCATTCGTTCCCACTAACGTGATTTCAATTACTGACGGCCAGATCTTTTTAGAAACCAATTTATTTAACTCTGGTTTCCGTCCCGCTATTAACGCAGGTTTATCAGTATCACGCGTCGGCGGTGCTGCGCAAACCAAAATTATTAAAAAATTAGGCGGTGGTGTGCGTTTGGCATTAGCGCAATATCGTGAATTGGCTGCATTCTCACAATTCGCATCGGATCTTGATGAGTTTACGCGCAAGCAATTAGATCGCGGTCAACGCGTAATGGAATTGATGAAACAAAAACAATATGCGCCTTTATCTATTGCTGATATGGCTATTTCATTGTTTGCTGCGAACGAAGGTTTCTTAGACGACATCGAAGTGAAAAAAGTTGGCGCTTTTGAAAGCGCATTGCACAGTTATTTCCAAGCAAATGCTGCAGCATTGCGTACCAAGATAAATGATTCAGGCGATCTTAATGCGGAGATTGAAGGCGCATTGAAAAAGTTACTGACTGAATTTAAAGCCAATGGCGTTTACTAA
- the atpG gene encoding F0F1 ATP synthase subunit gamma, with the protein MAAGKEIRAKIGSVKNTQKITKAMEMVAASKMRRAQERMQASRPYAQKIRNIIGHIAHATPEYRHPYMEVRKTVKAVGYIVVSSDKGLCGGLNVNVFKALIQDIKKWRDQDVNIQLSLVGRKANAFFRRVGGKVVSSVSDLGDAPRLEDVVGSVKVMLDAYKSGEIDRLFIVNSRFINTMTQRPEVMQLLPLASDNEEKELQYHWDYIYEPDAQTVLEGLLTRYIESQTYQGVVESVASEMAARMVAMKSASDNAGTLIKELQLMYNKQRQAAITQELSEIVAGAAAV; encoded by the coding sequence ATGGCAGCTGGTAAAGAAATTCGCGCAAAGATTGGCAGCGTAAAAAACACGCAGAAAATCACTAAAGCGATGGAGATGGTTGCGGCAAGCAAAATGCGCCGTGCGCAAGAACGTATGCAAGCGTCGCGTCCTTATGCACAAAAAATTCGTAATATTATTGGCCACATTGCGCATGCCACTCCGGAATATCGCCATCCCTATATGGAAGTGCGCAAAACCGTAAAAGCCGTTGGCTATATTGTTGTTTCTTCTGATAAAGGTTTGTGTGGCGGTTTAAACGTCAACGTCTTTAAAGCCCTTATTCAAGACATTAAAAAATGGCGCGACCAAGACGTTAACATTCAATTGTCTTTGGTTGGCCGCAAAGCCAATGCTTTTTTCCGTCGCGTCGGCGGCAAGGTTGTTTCTAGTGTTAGTGATTTAGGTGACGCGCCACGCTTGGAAGATGTAGTTGGCTCGGTAAAAGTTATGTTAGATGCTTATAAAAGCGGTGAAATTGATCGTTTGTTTATTGTGAATAGTCGTTTTATTAATACGATGACGCAGCGCCCCGAAGTAATGCAGTTATTGCCGTTGGCGTCTGATAACGAAGAAAAAGAATTGCAATATCACTGGGATTATATTTATGAACCTGATGCGCAAACAGTGCTCGAAGGTTTGTTAACCCGTTATATAGAATCACAAACCTATCAAGGCGTAGTAGAAAGCGTGGCGTCTGAAATGGCAGCACGCATGGTCGCTATGAAAAGCGCGAGTGATAATGCCGGTACACTTATTAAAGAATTGCAATTGATGTACAACAAACAGCGTCAAGCAGCGATTACCCAAGAGCTGTCAGAAATTGTGGCAGGCGCGGCAGCCGTTTAA
- the atpD gene encoding F0F1 ATP synthase subunit beta codes for MNTGTVVQIIGAVVDVEFPRNAVPKIYDALKLEESGLTLEVQGQLGDGVVRTIAMGTSDGLQRGLKVKNTGAPISVPVGKGTLGRIMNVLGEPIDHAGPVEANEHWAIHRKAPSYDEQSGATEVLETGIKVIDLLCPFAKGGKVGLLGGAGVGKTVNMMELIRNIAIEHSGYSVFAGVGERTREGNDFYHEMKDSNVLDKVALVYGQMNEPPGNRLRVALTGLTMAEFFRDEGRDVLLFIDNIYRYTLAGTEVSALLGRMPSAVGYQPTLAEEMGVLQERITSTKKGSITSIQAVYVPADDLTDPSPATTFAHLDATVVLSRQIAELGIYPAVDPLDSTSRQLDPLIVGEEHYRTARDVQNVLQRYKELRDIIAILGMDELSEDDKRAVARARKIQRFFSQPFFVAEVFTGSPGKYVALKDTIRSFRALVDGEYDHLPEQAFYMVGGIDEVIEKAKQM; via the coding sequence ATGAATACCGGAACAGTTGTACAAATCATTGGCGCGGTGGTGGATGTTGAATTCCCTCGTAATGCAGTGCCTAAAATTTATGATGCATTAAAACTAGAAGAAAGTGGTTTGACTTTAGAAGTACAAGGTCAATTAGGCGATGGCGTAGTGCGCACTATTGCCATGGGTACTTCTGATGGTTTGCAGCGTGGATTAAAAGTTAAAAATACAGGCGCGCCGATTTCTGTGCCAGTAGGCAAAGGTACTTTAGGCCGCATCATGAATGTCTTGGGCGAGCCGATTGATCATGCCGGCCCAGTAGAAGCAAATGAGCATTGGGCGATTCATCGTAAAGCACCGAGCTACGATGAACAATCAGGCGCAACTGAAGTATTAGAAACTGGTATTAAAGTAATCGATTTATTATGCCCGTTTGCAAAAGGCGGCAAGGTTGGTTTGCTCGGCGGTGCTGGCGTAGGCAAAACCGTTAATATGATGGAATTAATTCGTAACATCGCGATTGAACACAGTGGTTATTCAGTGTTTGCGGGTGTTGGCGAACGTACTCGTGAAGGTAATGACTTCTATCACGAAATGAAAGATTCAAATGTACTCGACAAAGTAGCGCTCGTGTATGGTCAGATGAATGAACCGCCGGGCAATCGTTTGCGCGTCGCATTAACCGGTTTAACGATGGCGGAATTTTTCCGTGATGAAGGCCGTGACGTATTATTATTTATCGATAATATTTATCGTTACACCTTGGCAGGTACCGAAGTATCGGCATTGTTAGGTCGTATGCCTTCTGCTGTAGGTTATCAACCTACCCTCGCTGAAGAAATGGGCGTATTGCAAGAACGCATCACCTCGACCAAAAAAGGTTCTATTACTTCTATTCAAGCGGTTTATGTTCCCGCCGACGATTTGACCGATCCATCACCTGCAACGACTTTTGCGCACTTAGACGCAACCGTTGTATTGTCGCGTCAAATTGCTGAGTTGGGTATTTATCCGGCGGTAGATCCATTGGATTCTACGAGCCGCCAATTAGATCCTTTAATTGTTGGTGAAGAGCATTATCGTACGGCGCGTGATGTGCAAAATGTATTACAACGTTACAAAGAATTACGCGACATTATCGCTATTTTAGGTATGGATGAATTGTCGGAAGACGACAAACGTGCGGTTGCACGCGCCCGTAAAATTCAACGCTTCTTCTCACAACCGTTTTTCGTTGCGGAAGTATTCACCGGCAGCCCTGGCAAATACGTTGCACTGAAAGATACCATTCGCAGCTTCCGTGCCTTGGTTGATGGCGAATACGATCATTTACCGGAACAAGCCTTTTATATGGTTGGCGGTATTGATGAAGTGATTGAAAAAGCCAAACAAATGTAA
- a CDS encoding F0F1 ATP synthase subunit epsilon — MASTFHVDIVSAEQAVFSGVVEMLVAPAINGELGIMPRHNQLIAQLKPGEIRLTLPNQTEIQSIYVSGGVLEVQPHVVTVLSDTAVRAHDLDEAAASEAKRHAEDALNNNNADIDYAKARAELAEAVAQLDLIKKFRGK; from the coding sequence ATGGCAAGCACATTTCATGTTGATATCGTAAGCGCAGAACAAGCCGTATTTTCTGGCGTGGTGGAAATGTTAGTTGCGCCTGCGATCAACGGTGAGTTGGGCATTATGCCGCGCCATAATCAGTTAATTGCGCAGCTCAAGCCGGGCGAAATTCGGCTTACCTTGCCTAATCAAACTGAAATTCAGTCTATCTATGTTTCGGGTGGCGTATTAGAAGTGCAGCCACATGTGGTCACAGTATTGTCCGATACGGCCGTGCGTGCGCATGATTTGGACGAAGCCGCCGCGAGCGAAGCAAAACGTCACGCGGAAGATGCGTTGAATAATAACAATGCGGATATTGATTATGCGAAAGCGCGCGCCGAATTGGCTGAAGCGGTAGCGCAATTGGATTTAATCAAGAAATTTCGCGGCAAATAA
- the glmU gene encoding bifunctional UDP-N-acetylglucosamine diphosphorylase/glucosamine-1-phosphate N-acetyltransferase GlmU has protein sequence MSLAVVILAAGKGTRMRSQQPKVLHKLAGQPLLRHVLTTAQLLNPEKIIIVIGHGAPQIRAAFADEPNIQWVEQTQQLGTGHAVQQALPFIYESQKTLVLYGDVPLTNVETLKALVADCSEKHLALLTAVLDDATGYGRIVRDAQNQVQRIVEQKDASAAELEIREINTGILVAASTLLKQQLPLLKNNNAQGEYYLTDLIAAAVVQNVDIKTTFAKRPQEITGVNSRSQLAALERVHQRELAEALMDAGVTLADPNRIDIRGALSSGEDSFIDVDVVIEGNVTLGRNVRIGPFVHLINCSIADNSEIKSHSVIESAVISEHCTVGPFARLRPGTRLADHAKIGNFVETKQANIGEHSKINHLSYVGDALVGRDVNIGAGTITCNYDGANKHQTIIEDGVFVGSDTQLIAPVKIGRNSTIGAGSTINKDTAENSLTLSRVKQRSIDDWQRPQKKPDTNKSD, from the coding sequence GTGAGTTTAGCCGTCGTAATTCTAGCTGCTGGCAAGGGCACGCGCATGCGTTCCCAGCAACCCAAAGTATTGCATAAACTGGCGGGTCAGCCATTATTGCGTCATGTGTTGACTACCGCGCAATTATTAAATCCTGAAAAAATCATTATTGTTATTGGTCATGGTGCTCCGCAGATTCGCGCAGCTTTTGCTGATGAGCCTAACATTCAATGGGTAGAACAAACTCAACAATTAGGTACTGGCCACGCGGTGCAACAAGCGTTGCCGTTTATTTACGAGAGTCAAAAAACTTTAGTGTTATACGGCGACGTACCTCTGACGAATGTTGAAACCCTAAAAGCCTTAGTCGCAGATTGTAGTGAAAAACATCTGGCCTTATTAACCGCGGTTTTAGATGATGCAACCGGTTATGGCCGCATCGTCCGAGATGCACAAAATCAAGTGCAACGTATTGTCGAACAAAAAGATGCGAGTGCCGCTGAATTAGAAATACGCGAAATTAACACGGGTATATTAGTAGCGGCATCTACTTTATTAAAGCAACAACTCCCTTTATTAAAAAACAATAACGCGCAAGGCGAATATTATTTAACCGATTTAATTGCTGCAGCCGTTGTGCAAAATGTTGATATTAAAACCACCTTTGCTAAACGCCCACAAGAAATTACCGGCGTAAATTCGCGCAGTCAATTGGCGGCTTTAGAGCGCGTGCATCAGCGCGAATTAGCAGAAGCTTTAATGGACGCGGGCGTGACTTTGGCAGATCCTAATCGCATCGATATTCGCGGCGCATTAAGCAGTGGTGAAGATAGTTTTATTGATGTTGATGTAGTGATTGAAGGTAACGTCACGTTAGGACGAAATGTTCGCATAGGGCCTTTTGTGCATCTTATTAATTGCAGTATTGCGGACAATAGCGAAATAAAATCGCACAGCGTAATCGAATCTGCCGTGATTAGTGAGCATTGTACGGTCGGACCTTTCGCGCGCCTGCGGCCAGGCACACGCTTAGCGGATCATGCAAAAATTGGAAATTTTGTTGAAACCAAACAAGCCAATATTGGCGAGCATTCTAAAATTAATCATTTAAGTTATGTCGGCGATGCGTTGGTAGGGCGTGATGTGAATATCGGTGCAGGCACGATTACGTGCAATTACGATGGCGCAAATAAACATCAAACCATTATTGAAGATGGGGTTTTTGTTGGCTCGGATACGCAACTCATTGCACCCGTAAAAATTGGCCGCAATAGCACGATAGGTGCAGGTTCAACGATCAATAAAGATACAGCAGAAAATAGTTTAACGTTATCTCGCGTCAAGCAACGTAGTATTGATGATTGGCAGCGTCCTCAAAAAAAACCTGACACAAACAAAAGCGATTAA